One window of the Triticum dicoccoides isolate Atlit2015 ecotype Zavitan chromosome 3B, WEW_v2.0, whole genome shotgun sequence genome contains the following:
- the LOC119276879 gene encoding anthocyanidin 5,3-O-glucosyltransferase-like, translating to MKKTVVLYPGLGVGHLVPMVEVAKLFLKHGLAVTLALVEPQVKSTDFSAAVARARASNPSVDFHVLPSPPADSNPDSGPRHHVVKVIQSLAAMNAPLRDFLRSLPAVHALVLDMFCVDAQDVAAELKLPVYYSFASAAGDLAIFLNLPSKFASNTAKVKELGDSIITFPGVPPFKASELPSEVIADDEALVYVLRMFQRMAEAKGILINSFDSLEKPALSALSEGLCVPGRATPPVYCIGPLVSGGGDKEHECLRWLDAQPDQSVVFLSFGSLGTFTSKQLEEIAIGLEKSGERFLWVVRSPRSPDQKHGDPLPEPDLEALMPEGFLEKTKDRGLVVKSWAPQVEVLRHRATGAFMTHCGWNSTLEGITAGLPLLCWPLYAEQKVNKVHIVEGMKLGVEMRGYNEEVVKAEEVEEKVRWVMASEGGTALRVRVAAVKDAAAEALQEGGSSNLAFAQFLKDVDVKLVNLLNAGFSF from the coding sequence ATGAAGAAGACCGTGGTCCTGTACCCTGGCCTCGGCGTCGGCCACCTGGTGCCGATGGTCGAGGTTGCCAAGCTGTTCCTCAAGCACGGCCTGGCCGTCACCTTGGCGCTCGTCGAGCCGCAGGTCAAGTCCACGGACTTCTCCGCCGCGGTCGCCCGCGCGAGGGCCTCCAACCCCTCCGTCGACTTCCACGTCCTGCCGTCGCCGCCCGCCGATTCCAACCCCGACAGCGGGCCCAGGCACCACGTCGTCAAGGTTATCCAATCGCTCGCCGCCATGAACGCGCCCCTCCGCGACTTCCTCCGCTCGCTGCCCGCCGTCCACGCGCTCGTCCTCGACATGTTCTGCGTCGACGCCCAGGACGTCGCAGCCGAGCTCAAGCTGCCGGTCTACTACTCGTTCGCCTCCGCTGCCGGCGACctcgccatcttcctcaacctgccGAGCAAGTTCGCCAGCAATACGGCCAAGGTAAAAGAGCTcggcgactccatcatcaccttcccGGGTGTTCCTCCTTTCAAGGCTTCGGAGCTGCCGTCCGAAGTTATCGCCGACGATGAAGCACTCGTGTACGTCTTACGCATGTTTCAGCGAATGGCGGAGGCGAAAGGAATTCTTATAAATTCCTTCGACTCGCTGGAAAAGCCCGCACTGAGCGCTCTCAGCGAAGGACTTTGCGTCCCTGGTCGTGCGACGCCGCCGGTCTACTGCATCGGGCCGTTGGTCTCTGGAGGCGGAGACAAGGAGCACGAGTGCCTCCGCTGGCTGGACGCGCAGCCGGACCAGAGCGTAGTGTTCCTCTCCTTCGGCAGCCTGGGCACATTCACCAGTAAGCAGCTAGAGGAAATTGCAATTGGTTTGGAGAAGTCAGGGGAGAGGTTCCTGTGGGTTGTGCGGAGCCCGCGCAGTCCCGACCAGAAGCACGGGGATCCGCTGCCGGAGCCTGACCTCGAGGCGCTCATGCCGGAAgggttcttggagaagaccaaggacAGAGGGCTCGTGGTGAAGTCTTGGGCGCCGCAGGTGGAGGTCCTGCGTCACAGGGCAACCGGCGCATTCATGACGCACTGCGGCTGGAACTCGACACTGGAGGGCATCACGGCAGGGTTGCCGCTGCTGTGCTGGCCGCTGTACGCGGAGCAGAAGGTGAACAAGGTGCACATAGTGGAGGGAATGAAGCTTGGGGTGGAGATGAGAGGCTACAATGAAGAGGTGGTTAaggctgaggaggtggaggagaaggtCAGATGGGTTATGGCGTCCGAGGGAGGCACGGCACTCAGGGTGCGGGTAGCGGCAGTGAAGGATGCGGCGGCTGAGGCGCTCCAGGAAGGGGGCTCGTCCAACTTGGCGTTTGCCCAATTCCTAAAAGACGTGGATGTGAAGCTTGTAAACCTACTTAATGCTGGATTTTCTTTTTAG